One segment of Alnus glutinosa chromosome 2, dhAlnGlut1.1, whole genome shotgun sequence DNA contains the following:
- the LOC133861516 gene encoding glutaredoxin-C1-like translates to MHYQTEAWGSYMTTRSSTMGDPLERIERLASENAVVIFSMSTCCMCHAIKRLFCGMGVNPTVYELDEDPRGKDMEKALMRLLGSSSAVPVVFIGGKLVGAMDRVMASHINGTLVPLLKDAGALWL, encoded by the coding sequence ATGCATTACCAGACTGAAGCTTGGGGCTCTTACATGACCACAAGGAGTAGTACCATGGGCGACCCGCTTGAGCGCATAGAGAGGCTGGCGTCAGAGAACGCGGTGGTGATCTTCAGCATGAGCACATGTTGCATGTGCCATGCCATAAAGCGGCTCTTCTGTGGCATGGGCGTGAACCCAACTGTGTACGAGCTGGACGAGGACCCCAGAGGTAAAGACATGGAGAAGGCTCTAATGAGGCTCTTGGGAAGCTCCTCAGCTGTCCCGGTCGTCTTTATCGGCGGGAAGCTTGTTGGGGCAATGGACAGAGTCATGGCCTCTCATATCAATGGCACTCTGGTGCCTCTTCTCAAAGATGCCGGCGCTCTCTGGCTCTGA